From Scomber japonicus isolate fScoJap1 chromosome 22, fScoJap1.pri, whole genome shotgun sequence, one genomic window encodes:
- the LOC128383644 gene encoding uncharacterized protein LOC128383644 gives MLLSWSTMAAETVDSSLGNSLGNSMANMSKADILRGIISEKMTTAAREILAVVERIVAGYEEEASGFRQENDRQRRQLELLLQPQVKQETTDDEQLFPVYEPLPEEASGGGEEDEGQYKYEPSVEDSESLGLVVCYADETEDEQRADRSSTDEHEHLTPLDFDTPSRSPSPSVRSDRRSAGRRRISDRQDPLVLRIRILDSEISVLSTNVFQKYPLQELQCPLGLQEADFLDLLRSTFPQLAADKPFDIFTTNNSRRLQPLSVETLTPEQIHNSIKSMGNSALYIKLKAQNEPPVADKEPHLPQTEDAAVDSPSSSNVFVSQSSV, from the exons ATGCTGCTGAGCTGGAGCACGATGGCGGCGGAGACGGTGGACAGCAGCCTCGGTAACAGCCTCGGTAACAGCATGGCTAACATGTCTAAAGCGGACATACTGAGAGGAATCATCTCAGAGAAAATGACCACAGCAGCGCGGGAAATCTTAGCGGTGGTCGAGAGGATCGTAGCCGGGTATGAAGAGGAGGCTTCGGGCTTCAGGCAGGAGAACGACCGGCAGAGGAGACAGCTGGAGCTCCTGCTGCAGCCTCAGGTCAAACAAGAGACAACAG ACGACGagcagctgtttcctgtctacGAGCCGCTGCCGGAGGAGGCGtctggaggaggtgaagaggacGAGGGGCAGTACAAATACGAGCCGA gtgtggAGGACAGCGAGAGTCTGGGCCTCGTCGTCTGCTACGCTGATGAGACGGAGGACGAGCAGCGAGCAGATCGGAGCTCCACGGACGAGCACGAACACCTCACACCGCTGGACTTCGATACGCCATCCag gTCTCCTTCTCCCTCAGTTCGGTCTGACAGGCGGAGCGCCGGCAGACGTCGGATCAGCGACCGGCAGGATCCCCTCGTCCTCCGTATCCGCATCCTGGACTCTGAGATCAGCGTGCTCTCCACCAACG TGTTTCAGAAGTACCCGCTTCAGGAGCTGCAGTGTCCTCTCGGCCTGCAGGAGGCGGACTTCCTGGACCTGCTGAGGTCCACCTTCCCTCAGCTGGCTGCTGATAAACCTTTTGACATCTTCACCACCAACAATAGCAGGAGACTGCAGCCGCTCAGTGTGGAGACGCTGACACCAGAGCAGATCCACAACAGCATCAAGTCCATGGGAAATTCAGCCCTCTACATCAAACTGAAG GCACAAAACGAGCCGCCGGTCGCTGACAAAGAGCCTCATCTCCCACAGACAGAAGACGCTGCTGTAGATTCTCCGTCAAGCTCCAAC GTTTTTGTCTCCCAGAGCTCGGTCTAA
- the LOC128384167 gene encoding transcription factor 7-like, which produces MLYMKEMRHTVLQEGKERESAAINRILGRRWHALSHSEQSKYYDLAQKERLLHMQLYPGWSARDNYGKRKRKRSQQTTERSPSWTLSAA; this is translated from the exons ATGCTCTACATGAAGGAGATGAGACACACAGTTCTGCAGGagggcaaagagagagaaagcgcCGCCATCAACCGCATCCTGGGACgccgg TGGCACgctctgtctcactctgaacAGTCCAAATATTACGACCTGGCCCAGAAGGAGAGGCTGCTCCACATGCAGCTTTACCCTGGATGGTCGGCCAGAGATAACTAC ggtaaaaggaagaggaagcgGAGCCAGCAGACGACAGAAAGGTCTCCCAG CTGGACTCTGAGCGCCGCGTGA